The Bacteroides acidifaciens genome includes a region encoding these proteins:
- a CDS encoding winged helix-turn-helix domain-containing protein, with translation MRTICSNLLFVRIVDPDRRMALLFFILMIILVVTLERMLYASGEVALANKTRITLLETIEDGFNAQYKALGLYEAGYKMEPNRNFEHCTITSSKGKKVKDIVVEENKVVVSSDIDTRISHTVLAEEGIDADACLSLWSKKLSAANIVSCHALRIHIHTDSAYVLACGDSTLFLPEYKKIGSFYSGLSNEIEVEPFIRYSWLTVLKNTSITMVVIVELIILVLLFVCFIYYLRKRIKKSIPSVTDISQLNIKIANLRYVYSSHEFYTDDNRKIRITSQPASLLLLLLKAPNHTMTKEEIISCFWRSEDRGVEGRLRRVVSDLRCILREESVNISIKSSGNSYSLIV, from the coding sequence ATGAGAACTATTTGTAGTAATTTGTTATTTGTGCGAATTGTGGATCCAGACAGACGAATGGCTTTGCTATTTTTCATTTTAATGATAATTCTTGTTGTTACATTAGAACGAATGCTTTATGCTTCAGGAGAAGTTGCACTTGCAAATAAGACTAGAATAACTTTATTGGAAACAATAGAAGATGGATTCAATGCACAATATAAGGCACTGGGACTATATGAGGCTGGTTATAAAATGGAACCAAATAGGAACTTTGAGCATTGTACTATAACTAGTTCTAAAGGTAAAAAAGTAAAAGATATTGTGGTTGAAGAAAACAAGGTCGTAGTGAGTTCGGATATTGATACTAGAATAAGTCATACCGTTTTAGCAGAAGAGGGAATAGATGCCGATGCTTGTTTATCTTTGTGGAGTAAGAAACTGTCTGCGGCTAATATTGTTTCTTGTCATGCATTACGAATACATATTCATACAGATAGTGCCTATGTACTTGCTTGTGGAGATTCTACGTTATTTTTACCAGAGTATAAAAAGATTGGTAGTTTTTACTCCGGACTTTCCAATGAAATTGAAGTAGAGCCTTTTATTCGGTATTCTTGGTTGACAGTTCTTAAAAACACTTCAATAACGATGGTGGTTATTGTAGAATTAATTATCCTTGTTCTTTTATTTGTTTGTTTTATCTATTATCTAAGAAAAAGAATAAAAAAGAGCATTCCTTCAGTAACAGATATCTCCCAATTAAATATAAAAATAGCGAATCTGCGTTATGTTTACAGTTCGCATGAATTTTATACAGATGATAATCGAAAGATCCGGATTACTAGCCAACCTGCATCTTTACTTTTGCTGCTTTTGAAAGCTCCCAATCATACGATGACAAAAGAAGAGATTATTTCATGTTTTTGGAGGTCGGAAGATAGAGGCGTAGAAGGTAGGTTGCGTCGTGTAGTGAGTGATTTAAGGTGTATACTTCGGGAAGAATCAGTGAATATATCTATTAAATCATCAGGAAATAGCTATTCTTTGATTGTTTAA
- a CDS encoding BF3164 family lipoprotein — MFSNHLNWIGKLLLLILVVGILSSCSQSPKTFLGIKYLDFPEEKHLSAQVIELDTALFRYPFRIRIEGDKAIVMDLHGSDYYGHLFQYPSFQYLSSFGRRGDSPTEMLSMENFRLYNHELWTLDANKSELTRLDFSSSGDSLLREETVTLDEDILRPLDFAVYDETTFVIPDYSGESRFLKVNCKGKLIEKIGAIPTANEKALQEARPALAQAWRSFLDYNPHNGVLAAVTQLGEVVEIYNLKDSTHVVRIGEHDEPEFKVSDGYGIPMGIMGFSDVQVTVSAIYAVFHGTSFKEIAKQSGKLPDGGKYIYVFSLKGEPMCKYVLDHYIYGIWVDEATKTIMATDVNSDQPIVKFSFGSV, encoded by the coding sequence ATGTTTTCGAACCATTTAAATTGGATTGGTAAGCTTCTGCTACTGATATTGGTGGTTGGAATATTATCCTCGTGTTCACAATCCCCAAAAACTTTTTTGGGGATTAAATATTTAGATTTTCCAGAAGAGAAACATCTGTCGGCACAGGTAATAGAGCTTGATACAGCCTTGTTTCGTTATCCTTTTCGGATACGGATAGAAGGAGATAAAGCCATTGTGATGGATTTACATGGTTCCGATTATTATGGGCACTTATTTCAATACCCAAGTTTCCAGTATCTATCCTCTTTTGGCAGGCGAGGCGATTCTCCAACGGAAATGTTGTCGATGGAAAACTTCCGTTTGTATAACCATGAATTATGGACTTTGGATGCTAACAAAAGCGAATTAACTAGGTTAGATTTTTCTTCATCCGGTGATTCACTGCTTCGTGAGGAAACGGTAACATTGGATGAAGATATACTTCGACCGCTTGATTTTGCTGTATATGATGAAACAACATTTGTCATTCCTGACTATTCAGGTGAGAGCCGTTTTTTGAAGGTTAATTGCAAAGGTAAACTTATAGAGAAGATAGGAGCTATACCTACAGCGAATGAGAAAGCTTTGCAAGAAGCCCGTCCGGCATTAGCGCAGGCATGGCGTAGCTTTTTAGATTATAATCCCCATAATGGCGTTTTAGCTGCTGTCACTCAACTGGGAGAGGTGGTTGAAATCTATAATTTGAAAGACAGTACTCATGTTGTTCGTATCGGTGAGCACGACGAACCTGAATTCAAAGTATCTGATGGATATGGTATACCGATGGGTATTATGGGATTCAGTGATGTTCAAGTAACAGTTAGTGCCATTTATGCGGTGTTTCATGGAACATCTTTTAAGGAGATAGCGAAACAAAGCGGAAAGCTTCCTGACGGAGGAAAATACATTTATGTATTTAGTTTGAAAGGAGAACCGATGTGTAAATATGTACTCGACCATTATATATATGGTATTTGGGTAGATGAAGCTACTAAAACGATAATGGCGACAGATGTAAATAGCGATCAGCCAATAGTAAAGTTTAGCTTTGGTAGCGTATGA
- a CDS encoding NVEALA domain-containing protein produces MKKYLKLGVFSFVVLVSIFFCRKAEHTPLQNVILLNNVEALAAGENPTARCIGTGSVDCPLNHEKVKYVFEPFKLDW; encoded by the coding sequence ATGAAAAAGTATTTAAAGCTTGGAGTTTTTTCTTTTGTCGTATTGGTTTCTATTTTCTTTTGTAGAAAAGCTGAGCACACCCCACTGCAAAATGTTATTTTATTAAATAATGTGGAAGCATTGGCTGCCGGTGAGAATCCTACGGCTAGATGTATAGGTACCGGTTCTGTAGATTGTCCTTTAAACCATGAAAAAGTAAAGTATGTTTTCGAACCATTTAAATTGGATTGGTAA
- a CDS encoding Rpn family recombination-promoting nuclease/putative transposase, with amino-acid sequence MKKENGKGDELMASNYIRFDWAMKRLLRNKANFAVLEGFLTTLLNEKIVIQKLLESESNQEDEFDKYNRVDMLAENSKGELILIEVQNNNEYAYFQRMLFGTSKLVTEYINRGEGYDKVRKVYSVNIVYFSLGSGKDIVYHGKTEFRGIHQGDVLELTPFQKQTFKVDSVSQLYPEYYILKVNDFNQVARSPLEEWIYYMNTGDIPDGATAPGLDEARQRLKLDKMTKEELSAYYRHLDNIVILRDNIYTERAEGRAEGRAEGRAEGHAEGRAEGRAEGLMEGRMEEKREMVHNMKSLNIPLDTISQVTGLSIEEIKSL; translated from the coding sequence ATGAAAAAAGAAAACGGTAAAGGAGACGAACTTATGGCAAGTAATTATATTCGTTTCGATTGGGCAATGAAACGCTTGTTGCGTAATAAAGCCAATTTTGCAGTTCTCGAGGGCTTTCTAACCACTCTTCTAAATGAAAAGATAGTCATTCAGAAACTGTTGGAAAGTGAAAGTAATCAAGAGGACGAGTTTGACAAGTATAATCGGGTGGATATGCTTGCGGAAAACTCAAAGGGTGAACTCATTTTAATTGAAGTTCAAAACAATAATGAGTATGCGTATTTTCAACGTATGTTATTCGGCACTTCTAAATTGGTGACCGAATACATAAACCGCGGGGAAGGGTATGACAAAGTAAGGAAAGTATATAGTGTCAATATTGTATATTTCTCTTTAGGGAGTGGAAAGGATATCGTATATCATGGAAAAACTGAATTCCGCGGAATCCATCAGGGAGATGTTTTGGAATTGACTCCTTTCCAGAAACAGACATTCAAAGTAGATAGTGTGAGTCAGCTTTATCCCGAATATTATATTCTGAAGGTCAATGATTTCAATCAAGTGGCCCGGAGTCCGTTGGAAGAATGGATTTATTATATGAATACTGGTGATATACCTGATGGTGCGACAGCACCGGGGTTGGATGAGGCTCGTCAACGCCTGAAACTGGATAAGATGACTAAAGAAGAATTAAGTGCTTATTATCGTCATTTGGATAATATAGTAATTCTACGTGACAATATATATACCGAACGTGCGGAAGGTCGTGCTGAGGGCCGTGCAGAAGGTCGTGCTGAAGGTCATGCAGAAGGTCGTGCTGAGGGCCGTGCCGAGGGACTTATGGAAGGTCGTATGGAAGAAAAAAGAGAAATGGTACATAATATGAAATCTTTGAATATTCCACTTGATACCATTTCGCAAGTTACAGGACTATCCATTGAAGAAATAAAAAGTTTGTAG
- a CDS encoding DUF1573 domain-containing protein, producing the protein MTRLVTLIFIAILLLSCKESEQDRIIRFVNEWNGKIIQFPDSICLTSYTSDTVMTKYTREQSSYTILNYVDTIGCVSCRLQLPRWKVMMEELDSLYPNKVNCLMVFNPKGKRKLIKHLRNNQFNYFVYIDEKDTLNKMNDFLNEENFTTFLLDKKDKIIAIGNPVLKPKIRDLYFDIISGKTVASSVDKVALTVVSLSKDKVDLGDFSWNKEREAEFVVSNVGKLPLVINDVITSCGCTKVDYTKKPVLPGENVILKIKYKAEQPEHFNKTITVYCNAENAPFKLNISGNAK; encoded by the coding sequence ATGACACGTTTAGTTACTTTGATATTTATTGCTATATTGTTATTGTCTTGTAAAGAGTCAGAACAAGATAGAATAATCCGTTTTGTTAATGAATGGAATGGGAAGATTATTCAATTTCCTGATAGTATATGTTTAACGTCTTATACAAGTGATACTGTTATGACAAAGTATACAAGAGAACAGTCCTCTTATACTATATTGAACTATGTTGATACAATAGGTTGTGTCAGTTGTAGGTTGCAATTACCAAGATGGAAAGTGATGATGGAAGAATTAGATTCTCTATATCCAAACAAAGTGAATTGTTTAATGGTTTTTAACCCAAAAGGAAAAAGGAAACTGATTAAACATTTAAGAAATAATCAATTTAATTATTTTGTTTACATTGACGAAAAGGATACTTTAAATAAGATGAATGATTTTCTGAATGAGGAGAATTTTACTACATTTCTTTTAGATAAAAAGGATAAGATCATAGCAATCGGGAATCCAGTCCTTAAACCGAAAATAAGAGATTTGTATTTTGATATAATTTCAGGGAAAACAGTTGCGTCATCTGTAGACAAAGTAGCTTTAACTGTTGTTTCTTTATCAAAAGATAAAGTCGATTTAGGAGATTTCTCTTGGAATAAAGAGAGAGAGGCTGAATTTGTGGTTTCAAATGTAGGGAAATTGCCATTAGTGATAAATGATGTAATTACTTCTTGTGGGTGTACTAAAGTAGATTATACAAAGAAACCAGTTTTACCGGGTGAAAATGTTATTTTGAAAATAAAATATAAGGCAGAACAACCTGAACATTTTAATAAAACAATTACAGTCTATTGTAATGCAGAAAATGCTCCATTTAAATTGAATATTAGTGGAAATGCAAAATGA
- a CDS encoding NVEALA domain-containing protein encodes MKKKIMGLIAIVAIAATGYNVYTSQNNVKLSALALANVEALARYEYPDVEITCNQSKHDSPGRCWHMYGECSMGWFIRYDDCRFSGSTYDSCVTPCD; translated from the coding sequence ATGAAAAAGAAAATAATGGGGCTTATAGCTATTGTTGCTATTGCTGCTACGGGATATAACGTATACACTTCGCAGAATAATGTGAAGTTATCTGCTTTGGCTTTAGCAAACGTTGAGGCATTGGCGAGATATGAATATCCTGATGTAGAAATTACTTGTAATCAATCTAAACATGATTCTCCTGGTAGATGTTGGCATATGTATGGTGAATGTTCTATGGGATGGTTTATCCGTTATGATGATTGTAGATTCAGTGGAAGTACATATGACTCATGTGTGACGCCTTGTGATTGA
- a CDS encoding 6-bladed beta-propeller, whose protein sequence is MKKISIIILLFVAYACTDSHKKLSEEIEIIPVDVHETIRDASSFLEKIELVPLETNDSSLFYRTNKVIYDKDTDMFAIYTSDQIVYTFTGKGRYIDNSKRMKGQGPKDYIMVLDISFNPYLKGIDLLNPYGTIYTYSPTFELISRRQFKPEFPVDYSMALDSNNYIFNHPFVWTDQELSFVNLDTKQVVNANYEGTISGNNMSHHCFYHIDDNFYYVPFGLNYYFYRIDKENKKLEPMMYLDLGDAEVKLEGLPGCGHGKRTDSDEERRRVTQDATERYQFLKKSESILPLIKFFNNDYVYVYLAKTDRGYGSHFIYNRKQREGYLCKEGEPFIMYPCFGIVDNVLLSICQPDLVSKVVERNLMSSEEIHKMEALKEDDNPVILKYYLK, encoded by the coding sequence ATGAAGAAAATAAGTATAATAATTTTATTGTTTGTTGCTTATGCTTGTACTGATAGTCATAAAAAACTATCGGAAGAAATTGAAATAATACCGGTTGATGTACATGAGACTATACGGGATGCTTCATCTTTCTTGGAGAAAATAGAACTTGTTCCTCTTGAAACGAATGATTCGTCTTTATTTTATAGAACCAACAAAGTTATTTATGATAAAGATACTGATATGTTCGCAATTTATACCAGTGATCAGATTGTTTATACTTTTACAGGAAAGGGGCGATATATTGATAATTCAAAAAGAATGAAAGGACAAGGACCTAAAGATTACATTATGGTTTTAGATATAAGTTTTAATCCATATTTGAAAGGTATTGATCTACTAAATCCATACGGAACAATATATACTTATAGTCCGACATTTGAACTTATATCTAGAAGGCAATTTAAACCGGAATTTCCAGTAGATTATTCGATGGCTTTAGATTCAAACAATTATATTTTTAACCATCCTTTTGTCTGGACTGATCAGGAACTTTCGTTCGTTAATTTGGATACGAAACAAGTAGTAAATGCAAATTATGAAGGAACTATTTCCGGAAATAATATGTCTCATCATTGTTTTTATCATATTGATGATAATTTTTACTATGTACCTTTTGGATTGAACTATTATTTTTATCGGATAGATAAAGAAAACAAAAAGTTAGAACCGATGATGTATCTTGACTTGGGAGATGCGGAAGTCAAACTGGAAGGATTGCCCGGATGCGGTCATGGGAAACGAACAGATTCTGACGAAGAGAGAAGAAGAGTTACGCAGGATGCGACTGAAAGATATCAATTTTTGAAAAAGTCGGAGAGTATATTACCTTTAATCAAGTTTTTCAATAATGATTATGTTTATGTCTATTTGGCAAAAACAGATAGAGGTTATGGTAGCCATTTTATTTATAACAGAAAACAAAGGGAAGGTTATTTATGTAAAGAAGGAGAACCTTTTATCATGTATCCTTGCTTTGGTATAGTAGATAATGTTTTGCTCTCTATTTGTCAGCCGGATTTAGTTAGTAAAGTTGTAGAACGCAATCTTATGTCATCTGAAGAAATTCATAAAATGGAGGCATTAAAAGAAGATGATAATCCTGTAATCTTGAAATACTATTTGAAATAA